The genomic interval GCCCGCGTTGCAAAGACCCGTGCCGCCATGCAGGCGCGCCAGATTGAGGTGCTCGTCGTCTCCGACCCGTCCAACATGGCCTGGCTTACAGGCTATGACGGGTGGTCGTTCTACACCCACCAGTGCGTGCTGCTCGGCATGGAGGGCGAGCCGGTCTGGTGGGGTCGTAGCATGGATTTGCCCGGCGCTCTACGCACGGTGACAATGAGTCCCGAAAACATCGTCGGCTATGACGACACCTACGTGCAGAACCCGGAAAAGCACGCGATGGAGGCGCTGGCCGCGCTGATTCACGAGCTTGGCTGGGGTCAGGCCGTCATCGGCGTGGAGATGGAGAACTACTATTTCTCTGCCGCCGCCTACCTCACGCTGGTCAAGCATCTGCCCGATGCAACATTCCGCGATGCAACCGCTCTGGTGAACTGGCAGCGCGCGGTCAAAAGTGCGGTCGAGATCGAATACATGCGCCGCGCCGCGCGTATCGTCGAGCAGATGCACGAGGTCATTTTTGAGCGCGCCGAGCCGGGACTGCCGAAGAATGAGCTGGTGGCGGACATCTACCATGCAGCGATCAGCGGTGCGGATGGCCATTGGGGCGACTATCCGGCCATCGTGCCGATCGTCCCATCAGGGCTGGATGCGACGGCTGCGCATCTGACCTGGGACGACACGCCCATGCGCGAAGGCGAGACGACCTTCTTCGAGATCGCCGGGGTGCATCGCCGCTATCACTGCCCGCAGTCACGCACGCTATTTCTTGGCGAGCCGCCGCAGAAATACCGCGACGCGGAGATCGCCGTGCTGTCGGGCATCGAGGCCGCGCTGGAGGTTGCGAAGCCCGGCAACCGCTGCGAGGATGTCGCCATCGCGTTCAACGAAACGCTCAACCGCTTCGGCTTCGTAAAGGAGAGCCGGTGCGGCTATCCGATCGGCCTCTCCTATCCGCCGGACTGGGGCGAGCGTACGATGTCCTTCCGCAGGGGGGACGAGACCGTTCTGGAACCTGGCATGACCTTCCACCTGATGCCGGCGCTGTGGCTCGATGACGGCGGGCTGGAAATCACCGAGCCGATCCTGATCACCGAGGACGGCGTGGAGTGCTTTACGGAGACCCCCCGCCGAATGTTCGTGAAGTCATAGACATGCCGCCGCGCAATCCCACACCCCCGATCAACGTCATGCCCGTACTTGCCTGTCCCCGGACAGGTGATCCGGGGAACAGGGGCATCAATTACCTCAAGCTCTCGCGTCGCTTGGCTGGATTGCCGGGTCAAGCCCGGCAATGACGAAGGAACACATGATGCAGTCCAAGCGAAACCCCATCACCCCGACGATCCCGTTCGATGAGGACGGCGCGCATCACGGCTTCCTGCGCCTGCCCTACAGCCGGGACGACTCTGCCTGGGGTTCGGTGATGATCCCGATCAGCGTGATCCGAAACGGCGACAGGCCGACCGCGCTGTTCACCGGTGGCAATCACGGTGACGAATACGAAGGACCGGTCGCGCTGCAGAACCTGGCCGCGACGCTCGATCCGGCCAGCATCACGGGCCGCGTCATCATCGTGCCGGCCTTCAACACCCCCGCCTTCCGCGCAGGCACCCGCACCTCGCCGATCGACGGTGGCAACCTGAACCGCAGCTTCCCCGGCCGGCCGGATGGAACCGTGACGGAGAAGATCGCGCACTACTTCCACAGCACGCTGGTGCCCATGGCAGATGTCGTGCTCGACTTCCATTCCGGCGGCAAGACGCTCGACTTCATCCCGTTTGCCGCGGCGCATATCCTGGAGGACAAGGCGCAGGAGGCCGCCTGCATGGCCGCGATGCGCGCGTTCAATGCGCCCTACAGCATGCGGCTTCTGGAGATCGACAGCGCCGGGATGTACGACACAGACGTCGAATCGCAGGGCAAGGTGTTCGTCACCACGGAGTTGGGGGGTGGCGGCA from Dichotomicrobium thermohalophilum carries:
- the doeA gene encoding ectoine hydrolase DoeA (DoeA (degradation of ectoine A) is also called EutD (ectoine utilization D).), whose amino-acid sequence is MTEPVLPFSRAEYAARVAKTRAAMQARQIEVLVVSDPSNMAWLTGYDGWSFYTHQCVLLGMEGEPVWWGRSMDLPGALRTVTMSPENIVGYDDTYVQNPEKHAMEALAALIHELGWGQAVIGVEMENYYFSAAAYLTLVKHLPDATFRDATALVNWQRAVKSAVEIEYMRRAARIVEQMHEVIFERAEPGLPKNELVADIYHAAISGADGHWGDYPAIVPIVPSGLDATAAHLTWDDTPMREGETTFFEIAGVHRRYHCPQSRTLFLGEPPQKYRDAEIAVLSGIEAALEVAKPGNRCEDVAIAFNETLNRFGFVKESRCGYPIGLSYPPDWGERTMSFRRGDETVLEPGMTFHLMPALWLDDGGLEITEPILITEDGVECFTETPRRMFVKS
- the doeB gene encoding N(2)-acetyl-L-2,4-diaminobutanoate deacetylase DoeB — translated: MMQSKRNPITPTIPFDEDGAHHGFLRLPYSRDDSAWGSVMIPISVIRNGDRPTALFTGGNHGDEYEGPVALQNLAATLDPASITGRVIIVPAFNTPAFRAGTRTSPIDGGNLNRSFPGRPDGTVTEKIAHYFHSTLVPMADVVLDFHSGGKTLDFIPFAAAHILEDKAQEAACMAAMRAFNAPYSMRLLEIDSAGMYDTDVESQGKVFVTTELGGGGTATARLIRIARKGARNLLIHAGILKGTPEMAPSIEMDMPDSDCFVFAEHDGLIEPTADLGDYVRQGEEVARVWPTDRTGVPPVSYAAKRDGILAARHFQGLVKAGDCMAVVAEVLY